The genomic window CCTCGCCGTGAGGCCCTCGTCGCAGGTCAGGTGGACGGCGATGCCTTTCTCCTCGGCCTGGAGGCAGCAGACCTGGACGGCGGCGGCGAGAACCTCGCGGAGCTTGCAGTCCTCGAGCGTGATGGAGGGCTTGCCATTGCCCTCCTCGAGGCGGGAGAGGAGGAGGAGGTCCTCGATGATGGCGTTGAGGCGGTCGGCCTGCTTGGCGATGATGCTCAGGAAGCGTTCGGCGTCGGCCGGCTCGCGCAGGGCGCCGGCGAGAAGCGTCTCGACGAAGCCCTTGATCGAGGTGATGGGCGTCTTGAGCTCGTGGGAGACGTTGGCCACGAAGTCGCGGCGGACGCCCTCGAGGCGGCGGAGGCGGGTGACGTCGTTGAGGACGATGACGGCGCCGATCTGGCGCCCGGCGGCGTCGCGCAGCGGGGCGCCGCAGAGCTGGAGGGTCACCTCGCCGTTGTCGCGGAGAGTCACCTCGCCCTCCGTGGGGCCTGGGGCGGCGAGTGCGCGGGAGGCGAAGCCCTGAAGGGCGGAGTTGCGCACGACCTCCTCAAGGCTGCGGCCCTCCGGCGCGGCCAGGTCCACGCCCAGCATCCGGATGGCGGCCCTGTTGAGGCTGATGAGCCGCTCCTGCGTGTCCACGGCGAGCACGCCTTCGACCATGCTGGCGAGGATGGCCTCCTGCTCGTTGCGTTGGCAGAGGATGCGGTTCAGACGTTCGCCGAGCTGGGCGGCCATCTGGTTGAGGGCTTCGGCCAGCGCGGCCAGCTCCTCGGTGTCGGGCACGGCCACGCGGGTGTCGAGTTCGCCGCGGGCGAAGCGCTCGGCGCCCTGCCGCATTGCGGCGAGCGGCTGGCTCACACGGCGCGAGATCCACAGGCTGAACACGGCGGCCACGAGGCCCACGGCCAGCCCGGCCACGGCCAGGCGGCGGTGCACGCCGTTCATCGCCTCCTCGATGGCGGTGAGCGGCAGCGAGGTGCGCAGCACGCCCGCCACGGCGCCGTCCTTCACCAGGGGCAGGGCCAGATACATCATGTTCCTGTCGAGCGTGGCGCTGTGGCGCACCGAGGTGCCCGTCTCGCCCCGCAGGGCGGCCATCATTTCGGGGCGGCTGGGGGTGGCGTGGTTCTCCATCCTCGTGGGGTCCTCGTCGGAGTCGCCGATGACCCGGCCCGAGGGGAGCATGACCGTGATGCGGGTGGCCGAGCGCTTCCCCAGGTCCTTGCACAGGGCATCGAGGGCCGCGGCGGCCTCGGGCGCCAGCAGCTTCTCGGCCTGCCGCTCGATCACGCGCGCTCGGGCCTCCAGCTCGCGGGCCACCTCGGCGTGGTGGAAGTCCCGCAGCGTGCTCGTGGCATACCAGGTCACGGCGGCGAGCGAGAGCGCGATGATCACCACGTAGGACGGGAAGAGTTGCCACAGCAGGGGACGCCGGCCCATCGGTTCACTCCCTGAAGCGGTAGCCCACGCCGCGCACGGTTTCGATGTAGTCGCCGCAGGGGCCGAGCTTCTTCCGCAGCCCGACCACCTGCACGTCTACCGAGCGGTCGGTGACAGGGTAGTTGTCGCCGCGGACATTGTCAATGATCTGCTGACGGGTGAAGACCCATCCGGGCCTGCGGGCCAGGTAGTGGAGCAGGCGGAACTCCACGTAGGTGAGTGTGACGGGTTTGCCGCGCACCAGCACCTCGTGGCGCTGGGGGTTGATCACGATGTCCCTCACCTGGAGCGTCAGGGTGTCCTCGGGCGTGTGGGTGCTGCGGCGGCGCAGCACGGCCTTCACGCGGGCCACGAGCACGCGTGGGCTGAACGGCTTGGTCACGTAGTCGTCGGCCCCGAGTTCCAGGCCGGCCACCACATCGGCCTCTTCGCCCTTAGCCGTGAGCATGAGGATGGGCACGTGCGAGGTCCTGGGGTCGCGCCGCAGAATGCGGCACACCTCCAGGCCGTCCACGCCGGGAAGCATGAGGTCGAGCACGATGAGGTCGGGCGTCTCCTGCCGTGCGGCGCTGAGCGCGGCCTCGCCGCTCGCCACGCAGGTCACGCGGCAGCCCTCCTTCGCCAGGTTGTAGCGCACCAGCTCCAGGATGTCCTCTTCGTCGTCCACCACCAGCACACGCGGCTTGGGCATGGCGCTCTCCTCAGTCCCAGTCGGCTCCTTCGCCTCCATTATAGCCCGTTCTGGCCCCCTGAGCATTAGCGGCGCGTTAGGATGGCGTCAGGGCGGCGTGAAATCGCATCCGAAGCCCCATCCCGGGCCCGCCGTTCCGCGGGTCCGAGGCCGGGCAGGCCCCTTGCGCCGAACGCCCCTGCGAGTACGATAGGAGAGGCCGGGTTGCGCCTTTGTGCAGGATGGGCCGAATGCAGCGGTCGCGTGTGGCCATGGCCATTCTCGGGTGCCTGACGCTCGGCGGGTGCGCGCCGCGCCCCGCATTCGAAGGCCAGGCCCTGTACGAAACCGTGCGGAGCGCGTCCGTTTTCGTCCTTCTGGACGGGCGGCACCAGGGCTCGGGCTTCTTCGCCACGCCCGACGGGCTGATTGTGACCTCGGCCCACATGGTGAAGGGCAAGG from Planctomycetota bacterium includes these protein-coding regions:
- a CDS encoding ATP-binding protein: MGRRPLLWQLFPSYVVIIALSLAAVTWYATSTLRDFHHAEVARELEARARVIERQAEKLLAPEAAAALDALCKDLGKRSATRITVMLPSGRVIGDSDEDPTRMENHATPSRPEMMAALRGETGTSVRHSATLDRNMMYLALPLVKDGAVAGVLRTSLPLTAIEEAMNGVHRRLAVAGLAVGLVAAVFSLWISRRVSQPLAAMRQGAERFARGELDTRVAVPDTEELAALAEALNQMAAQLGERLNRILCQRNEQEAILASMVEGVLAVDTQERLISLNRAAIRMLGVDLAAPEGRSLEEVVRNSALQGFASRALAAPGPTEGEVTLRDNGEVTLQLCGAPLRDAAGRQIGAVIVLNDVTRLRRLEGVRRDFVANVSHELKTPITSIKGFVETLLAGALREPADAERFLSIIAKQADRLNAIIEDLLLLSRLEEGNGKPSITLEDCKLREVLAAAVQVCCLQAEEKGIAVHLTCDEGLTARVNPPLLEQAIVNLVGNAIKFSEPGQPVEVKAEQTSAETLLTVADHGCGIERQHLPRLFERFYRVDKARSRKLGGTGLGLAIVKHIAQAHGGSVTVESAPGKGSTFTLRLPR
- a CDS encoding response regulator transcription factor → MPKPRVLVVDDEEDILELVRYNLAKEGCRVTCVASGEAALSAARQETPDLIVLDLMLPGVDGLEVCRILRRDPRTSHVPILMLTAKGEEADVVAGLELGADDYVTKPFSPRVLVARVKAVLRRRSTHTPEDTLTLQVRDIVINPQRHEVLVRGKPVTLTYVEFRLLHYLARRPGWVFTRQQIIDNVRGDNYPVTDRSVDVQVVGLRKKLGPCGDYIETVRGVGYRFRE